Within Synechococcus sp. NB0720_010, the genomic segment CTAGGCGAAAGCGGCCCTGGCCTGTTTGAACCGATCCACGGTTCTGCCCCCGACATTGCGCGCCAGGACAAAGCCAACCCGATGGCCATGGTGCTGAGCGCCGCGATGATGCTTCGCGTGGGTCTCCAGCAAGATGCCGCCGCGACGGCACTCGAGCAGGCCGTGGACCGGGTCCTGGCCCAGGGCTATCGCACCGGTGATCTGATGGCCGAGGGCTGCACACAACTGGGCTGCAAGGCCATGGGCGATCAACTGCTGGCCGCCCTCGAGGCCTAAAGCAACAGGGATCAACGGATCGGCGGGATTGGCCACGCGACCTGCCAAACTCGCCGCTAGTTCCACCGATCCCTGCGCATGTCGAAGCGTCACCCGGTTGTTGCTGTCACCGGTTCCTCCGGCGCAGGCACCAGCACTGTGAAGCGTGCCTTTGAGCACATCTTCAAGCGCGAGGGGATCACCCCTGCGGTGGTGGAAGGCGATAGCTACCACCGCTACGAGCGGGCCGCCATGAAAGAGGCCATGGGCGCGGCCCTGGCCAAGGGCGAGAACTTCTCCCACTTCGGCCCTGAGGCCAACCTGTTCGACAAGCTCGAAGAGCTCTTCCGCAGCTATAGCGAAACCGGTGCTGGCCAGAAGCGCTACTACCTCCACTCCGTGGAAGAGGCCGCTGACCACAACGCCCGCCTCGGCACCAACCTCGAGCCCGGCCAGTTCACCCCCTGGGAGAACATCCCCTCAGGTACCGACCTGCTCTTCTACGAAGGCCTCCACGGTGGCGTGAAGGGCGAGGGCTACGACGTCGCTGGCCTGGCTGACCTGCTGGTGGGCGTGGTGCCCATCGTCAACCTGGAGTGGATCCAAAAGATCTCCCGTGACAACGCTGAGCGCGGCTACTCCGCCGAGGCCACCGTTGACACGATCCTGCGCCGGATGCCGGATTACATCAACCACATCTGCCCGCAGTTCAGCCAGACCGACATCAACTTCCAGCGTGTCCCCACCGTGGACACCTCGAACCCCTTCATGATCCGGAACATCCCCACCCCGGATGAGTCCTTCGTGATCATTCACTTCCGCAAGGGTGCTCGTGAGAAGTGGGGGATCGACTTCACCTACCTGCTCGACATGATCCACGATTCGTTCATGTCCAGCCCCACCTCGATCGTGGTGAACGGCGGCAAGATGGGCTTCGCGATGGAGCTGATCCTGACCCCGATCATTCACCGCATGATCGAAGAGAAAAAGAAGCTGGCCTGAGCCAACTTCACCCCTAGGCTGGGGCGCAACTGGCGGACACGGTCCTCCCACATCGGTTGCTCCTCAGCCCAGTCGTATCAACCCACCAGCTCCTCTCTCCTTTGAGATTCGAGGCGCGGTGGGTTCTTCTGTATCTGCGCAACCCCGTTGGGATCGGATCAATAGCGCCGCGGTGATTGCCCAGGCGCGGAGGGTTTACTTCCAGTTCCTTGAGCGCTCCGTCTCGGCCCTGGAGCCCCAGGGGATTGTGCTGAGCCCAGGGCAAGGGCGGGTGGTTTTTGAACTGCCGGTGCTCCTGCCCGAGGAGCAGTTCATCCCACTGGACTGGGTCCGGTCCCGCCCGTCCCGCAGCCGTCCCTCCCGCTCGCCCTACCGGGGTCTCTGATGCTCAGCACTCTTCCCAGCACGGTTCTGCTGCTGATCACTGCGCTGGGTCTGTGCATCGGCAGTTTTTTGAACGTCGTCGCCTGGCGTTATCCCCGCCAGGAGTCCGTGGTCATGCCCCGCAGCCACTGCCCCCACTGCGGCACGGGCCTGGGCTGGAGCGAGAACATCCCGGTTCTCAGCTGGCTGCTACTACGCGGCCGTTGCCGCCACTGCGGCAGCTCCATCAGACTGCGCTACCCGGCGGTGGAGCTGCTCTGCGGCGGTCTGTTTCTGGCGGCAGCCCTGGGCCATCCTGAAGCCCTGGGGCAGGCCCCCGCCGTTCTGCAGCTGCTGGCCGGCTGGTGCCTGGTGACCCTGCTGCTTCCGCTGCTGCTGATTGATCTGGATCAGCTCTGGTTGCCGGAGCCCCTCTGCCGCACCGGGGTTCTGCTGGGCTTTGTCTTCAGCCTGCTGGCGGTCTTCAGCCAAAGCGGTGGTCCAGAGCCGCAGCTCCTGCTTTGGCATCTCCTGGCTGCCAGCGCTGGCCTACTGGGGTTTGAAGCCACCAGCGCCGCCGGCCAGAAGCTGCTCGGGAAACCTGCTCTGGGTCTTGGGGATGCCAAGTTGGCTGCCCTGCTTGGCGCCTGGCTGGGCCTGACGGGATTGGGCCTGAGCGTCGCCCTGGCGGTCTTCTCCGGGGCGCTCTTTGGTCTGGTCGGTCTGCTCAGCGGCCGGCTCAAGCGCGGCCAACCCTTCCCCTTTGGCCCCTTCCTGGTGGGCGGCGGACTGGCGGTCTGGATGGCTGGAAACAGCTTCTGGCTGCAACAGCTGGGCAAGCACTTGGGCTGGAGCGCCCTTTAATGGTCTGATCAGACCATCCGGAGACCGCTATCACCATGTCGCTGTTCGACTGGTTTGCCGATCGCCGCAAGACCGCTCCTGCGGTGCGCAATGCCCAGGAGGTCAGCGAAGACGATGGCCTCTGGAGCAAGTGCCCCGAATGCGGGCTGGTGGTCTACCGCAAGGACCTGGCCGCCAACGCCAGTGTCTGCAGCGGCTGTAGCTATCACCACCGCATCTTTAGTGAGGAGCGGATCCGTCTGATCGTCGATGAGGGCAGCTTTGAGGCCCTCGACACCGAACTGTGTCCCACCGATCCCCTCGCCTTTAAGGATCGCCGCAGCTACGCCGACCGCATCCGCGACACCCAGCGCGCCACCGGCCTCAAAGACAGCGTCATCACCGGGATGTGCACCGTTGAGGGCATTCCGATGGCCCTCGGGGTGATGGATTTCCGCTTCATGGGCGGATCGATGGGATCGGTGGTCGGCGAGAAGCTGGCTCGCCTGATCGAAACCGCCACCGCCAAGCGCGCGCCTGTCTTGATCGTCTGCGCCTCTGGTGGCGCCCGCATGCAGGAGGGGATGCTCTCCCTGATGCAGATGGCCAAGATCTCCGGGGCCCTGGAGCGCCACCGCAAGGCTGAGTTGCTCTATCTACCCCTGCTGACCCACCCGACCACTGGTGGCGTCACCGCCAGCTTCGCGATGCTCGGCGACCTGATCCTGGCGGAACCCAAGGCCTTGATCGGCTTCGCGGGCCGGCGCGTGATCGAGCAGACCCTTCGGGAGAAGCTGCCGGATGATTTCCAAACGGCGGAATACCTGCAGGACCACGGTTTTGTCGATCACATCGTTCCCCGCCCCAAACTGCGCAGCACCCTGGTCAGCCTGCTAACGATGCACGGCTACAGCAAAGCGGTCGCCGCGTGAAGCGAATCCTTGGCGCCGTCTGCGGTCTCCTGCTGGGGCTGGTCCTGCTGAGTGGCCTTCCCCAACCGGTCTTCGCGGGCCCGGTGGATTGGCAGGAGGTGCCCGTCACCAGCGAAGGACAGCAGTGGTGGGATCGCGGCAGCCTGCGTCTGAACAAGAACGGCAATCTGACGGTGCTCAGTCGCTTCCAACCCCCGACCCCGGAGGCGGGTGCCGATGGCAAGGAGGTCCGCCCCCCGGCCAGCAGCCTCTACGTGATGGAGCTGGACTGCGCGCAGCGCCTCTACCGCGACACCTCGGTCAATGGACTGCCCCAATGGGGAAGCCAGTGGCAGGCCTCCGCCAATGACGGGTTGATCGAATCCACCATCGAAGCGGTCTGCGCCGCCGGGGAAGAGCTCCTGGCAGGCTCCTAACAGCAACGCCGAGCCGCCGTGACCGGATCCAGCACCCAACAGCGTCCGTTAGGGGTGGCCCTTGTTGGCTTGGCATTCGGCGAAAAGGTGCACCTCCCCGCCCTACGGGACTGCCCCCTGACCGAACCGGTGGCCCTCTGGCACCATCGCAGCGAGCGGCTCGATCAGGCCTGCCGCAGCCACGACCTCCCAGGCTTCAACGATTTCGATGCCCTGCTGGCCGATCCCCGGGTGGATGCCCTGGTGATCGCCACGCCCCCTGAACCGCGCTTCGCCCTGGCCCAGGCGGCCATTGCCACCGGGAAGCACCTGCTGCTCGAGAAGCCCGTCGCCCTGGAGGCCGCCCAGGTGGAGACCCTCCAGCGCCAGGCCCTCCAGGCCGGGGTGACCGTGGCCGTGGACTTCGAATACCGCGGCGTCCCGGAATTTCAACAGTTCGCCGCGCTCCTGCAGGACGGCGCCGTCGGCACGCCCTGGCTGGTGAAATTGGACTGGCTGATGGGGAGTCGGGCGGACGCCAGCCGTCCCTGGAACTGGTATTCCCAGCGGGCCGCCGGCGGTGGAGTCCTGGGATCCCTCGGAACCCATGCCTTTGATACCCTGCATTGGCTGGTTGGCCCGACCCGCAGCCTGAGTGCCCAGCGCAGCATGGCCATTCCCCAGCGCCCCCTGGCCGATGGCAGTGGGCGGATGGCGGCAGTGGATGCCGAAGACATCGCCCTGCTGCAACTGGAGCTGGAGGACCACCAGGGCCGCTCGATCCCTGCACAGGTGGCGCTGGGCTCGGTGACCCGTCCAGGTCGGGGCTATTGGATCGAGGTCTATGGCAGCGAAGGCAGCCTGGTGCTGGGATCCAGCAACCAAAGCGACTACGTCCACGGCTTCAAACTTTGGCGCTCCGGCAGCAGCGGGGCCCTGGAGGAGATCAGCCCCGATCCCAGCCTGGCCTTCCCCCAGACCTGGCCCGATGGCCGTCTCGCCGCCGTCCGCCGAATCACCCAGTGGTGGGCCGAGGCCGCCATCGAGGGCCGACCCGTGGTGCCCGGGCTCGCGGAAGCCTTCTCGAGCCAGCGGGTTTGCGATCTGGCACTGGAATCTGCGGATGCTGGACTCAGGGCCAGGGTTTAAGGGAAAAGGCGCCGGTTAGGATCCCCGCCAATCCCTTATTGGTGTCCCCATGGCGCTCGTTCCGCTTCGGCTGCTGCTCGACCACGCCGCTGAAAACGGCTACGGCATCCCTGCTTTCAACGTCAACAACCTGGAGCAGGTGCAGTCGATCATGGAGGCTGCCTATGAGACCGATAGCCCCGTCATCCTTCAGGCCTCCCGCGGCGCCCGTCAGTACGCCGGTGAGAACTTCCTGCGCCACCTGATCCTGGCTGCCGTTGAGACCTATCCCGACATCCCCGTCGTGATGCACCAGGACCACGGCAACAGCCCCGCCACCTGCTTCGGCGCTGCCGCCAACGGCTTCACCTCCGTGATGATGGACGGCTCCCTGGAAGCCGACGCCAAGACCCCTGCCAGCTACGACTACAACGTGGCTGTCACCAAGGAAGTGGTGGACGTGGCCCACGCCATCGGCGTGAGCGTTGAGGGTGAGCTGGGCTGCTTGGGCTCCCTGGAGACCGGCATGGGCGAGGCCGAGGACGGCCACGGCTTCGAGGGCAAGCTGGACCACAGCCAGCTGCTGACCGACCCCGCTGAGGCTGCCGACTTCGTCGCCAAGACCAAGGTTGATGCCCTGGCCATCGCCATCGGCACCAGCCACGGCGCCTACAAGTTCACCCGCAAGCCCACCGGCGAAGTGCTGGCCATCAGCCGCATCGCTGAGATCCACAAGGCCATCCCCAACACCCACCTGGTGATGCACGGCTCCTCCTCCGTGCCCCAGGAATGGCTGGAGATGATCAACAAGTTCGGTGGCGCCATCCCCGAGACCTACGGCGTGCCCGTCGAGGAAATCCAGGAAGGCATCCGCAACGGTGTCCGCAAGGTCAACATCGACACCGACAACCGCCTGGCCTTCACCGCCGCTGTGCGTGAAGCCGCGATGAAGGATCCCGCCAACTTCGACCCCCGCCACTTCAACAAGCCTGCCCGGGCCTACATGAAGCAGGTCTGCCTCGATCGCTACCAGCAGTTCTGGTGTGCCGGCAACGCCAGCAAGATCAAGCAGCGCGACATCAACTACTACGCCGGCCTCTACGCCAAGGGCGAGCTGGACCCCAAGTCCGCTGTGGCCGCCTGATTCAGGCGTCGCACTGAATGACCGGGGCCCTTCGGGGCCCCTTTTTTTGTCCTCGAATTAGGGAAGGACCGGCTGGGGCAGGGTCAAGGCGCGCATGCCCCCACTGGGTTGGACCGACACCAGGCGCGCCAGGGCCTCATCAAAGGTGGGCTCCATCACAAAGCGTCTCCCGTCGGTGACCACAACACGCACCAGGGTGGGCAGGGCGTTGTTGTTGCTCTGCAGATAGATCGGCTCGACATAGAGCAAGCCCTGGCCAACGGGCATCGCCAACAAATTGCCCCGCAGCAGGCGGGAGCCGACGCGATTCCAGAGGCCAAATTGATAGCTGATGGCCGGGTCCTGCTCGATCAGGGCCGAAATTTGCTGAGGTCCCAGAAGCAGACGCTGCTGGGGGAAGCGCACCAAAAACAGCTCGCCGTAATTGGGGGTGTCGTTGCGGGCCGCCAGCCAGCCCACCATGTTTGGGCGCTTTAGAGGCGTGAAGGGCAGCAGCAGCACAAACTCGGGACGCTGCTCACCGGGCAGCTGCATCGTCACGTGATATGGACGGACGGGAGCCGAGGCATCGCCGTAGATCTCCAGCGGCAGGGCCCAGACGTCATCACCGTTGTAGAAGGTGCGCACGTCGGTGACGTGGTAGCGCAGCAGACGCTCGGCCTGGATGTTGAACTGACTCTTGGGGACCTGGATGTGGGCCAGCAAGGCCTTGGGCATCGCTGAGAGGGGACGGAAGAGATCCGGGAAGACCTTCTGCCAGGTCCGCAGCACCGGGTCGTTCGGATCGTTCACATAGAGCCAGACATCGCCGTTGTAGGCATTGACCACCGCCTTAACGGGGTTGCGGAAGTAGCGAATGCCATCGGGGTTGGCGTCTGAATAGGGGTAGCTGCGGCTCTCGGTGAAGCCGTCAAGCATCCAGTACTGATGGTGCTCGGGCCTGTAATCGGGGTCGTCCTCGACGCGGGCCGTCACCAGATAGGGCTTGCTCTCAAAACGCAGGAACGGAGCCAGGGCCTGCAGACGCTCGTTCACCTGCCGGCGCACCAGCAGGCGGGAGGAGGGAGTCAGGGAGCCGGTGAAGAGCAGCCGCACCTCATTCAGGTAGATCGCCGCCATCAGGCGATCCAGGGGCCCGTGGATTGGAACCCCCGCCTGCCCGTCGTAGCGGGAATAGACGTTGAGATCGCCCTCGGGGTAGTCGAACTCCCGCACCTGGGAGGGGGCAATCGCGTAGGGAGCGGGAGCGGAGGCGAAGTAGAGCCGCGGGCGTCCCACAGGCAGGTACTGCTCCACTCGCTTCTGGCTCTGGCCCAGCTGGGGCAGGGCCTGAACCCGGCCGCTGCGGCCCAGGTCCTTGACGAAATACAGCGGCAGCCCATCGCTACCGGAGACGTTCACCGGCGAGACAGTGAAGCCGTAGCCGTGGGTGAAGACCAGGTGACGGTTCAGCCAAGTGCGGGAGCCCTTGGCCAGCGCCGAGGAATCGAGTTCCCGGGCTGCGATCAAGACCTGCTGGGAGCCCAGCGCGCTGGCGTCGGCATTCAGGGGATAGCGATCGACGGCCGCGGAGGGGAAGTCGTAGTAGAGACGCAGTTGCTGCAGCTGGCGATTGGCCTCCAGCAGGGGCCCGCTATCCCAGAGCCGCACGTTGGCCAAGGTGCCCTCGGCGCTCTTGAGATCGGCGGCGCTGAGCTGCTGTTTGGGCTCGAGATCCAGCTCACGAACGGCCTCGAGGCCAAAGGCCCGGCGCGTCGCCGCAATGGCGCGCCTGAGGTAGGGGGTCTCCAGTTGCAGCTCCCGGGGCTGCACCCAGACCCGCTGCACCAGGGGCGCCAGACCCCATTCCACGATCGGCAGCAGGCAGGCGGACACCAGCAGGGGCAACATCGCCGCGCGGCGAAACCAGGACCGGGGCACCGGCACCAGCAGTCCCAGGCCACTCATCAACAGCAGCAGGGCCAACAGCAGCCGCAGGGGAAGACGAATGTGCAGGTCAACAAAGCCAGCCCCCGAAGCCACCCCACTGCCTTCGACCATCAGGTCAAAGGGACTGAGGCCGTAACTCAGGGCCGCCATCAGGGCCAAGACCGCCAACTGCGGTTGCAGCACTCGTTGCTGCTCGCGGCTCAACCCTGGAAAGCGCAGATCGGTGAGTGAGGTCCCTTCCGAGAAAGTCAGCCAGAGGCAACCAACAAAACCAATCAGGACCTGGGCGATCACCAGGCTGACCAGCAGGTGCAGGGCCGGCAGGCGCAGCACCGTGAAGCTCAGGTCAAAGCCCGTCAGCGGGTCGGCCTCGCCAAAGGGAACGGCCAGCAGACCCGGCAGCCAGAGGCTCCAACCACGGGCGCAGGCCGTGGCCGAGCCTGCCAGGGCGGCCGCCAGGCTGATCCGCAGGGTGCTGTAGGGCCACCGCAGCAGACAGGGGAGCAGGACCACCGCCAGGCCGAGCACCAGTGCTGGCGGCAGGTCCGCCAGGACCGAGAGGCCGGTGATGACCTCACCGCCAAAGGGATCCAGGATCAGGCCCCGGGCCTGCAGGAAGAGATAGCTCAGGCCCATCACCAGCAGCAGGAGCAGGCCGGTCAAGACCGCCACCAGCGGACCGCTGGCGAGGGGCGCCAAGGGGCGTTCCCGCAGCTGCTTGCGCGGGGCCTCCTGCCTCAGGCGCCAACAGCGGCGCAGCTGCTGCAGCTGCAGCGGCAGGCCCAAACCCAGGACCAGAGCAAAGGCCAGGCACTGAAACAACCAGCGGCGCAGCACCACCGTGAGGGCATCGAACTGCGCAAACCACTGCGCCTCGATCACCAGGCGCGGCAGAAGCACCAACAAACCCAGCACCAGGGCAGCACTGGCCAGCCAGCGCAACAGCCGCTTGAGGCCTTGAACCGATACCTGCACAAGCCGAGCCGATCCCTGGCCGAGACTAGGCAGCACAACCGGCCGGTCAAGCCGCCACGGGGGATCTCAAGACAAACCTGGAGATACCCGATCCTGCGGGTCGGGTTTAAACCTGCCTGTGAATTGGCGCTGCTAATTTCGTCCCAACGTTCAGGATCTGAACTTGACCGCAACCCTTTCCCGCTCCAGCGTTGGGCCGACCTTCACCGGACTGCGCTGCAAGGAATGCGGCCAGGCCTATGACCCTGGGGCACGTCACGTCTGTGAGGACGTCTGCTTCGGTCCCCTCGAGGTGGTCTACGACTACGAGGCGATCCGCAACCGTGTCAGCCGCGCCACCATCGAAGCCGGTCCGGCCTCCATCTGGCGCTACCGCGATTTCCTGCCGATCGAAGGGGATCCGATCGATGTCGGCACCGGCTTCACCCCCCTGCTGAAGGCCAACAACCTGGCCAAGCGCCTGGGCCTCAAGAGCCTCTACATCAAGAACGACGGCGTCAACATGCCGACCCTGTCCTTCAAGGACCGGGTGGTTTCAGTGGCCCTGACCCGTGCCCGCGAGCTGGGCTTTAAGACCGTCAGCTGCGCCTCCACCGGCAACCTCGCCAACTCCACCGCCGCCATTGCCGCCCACGCCGGACTGGAGTGCTGCGTCTTCATCCCAAGCGACCTGGAGCTGGGCAAGGTGCTGGGCACCTTGATCTACAACCCCACCCTGATGGCGGTGAAGGGCAACTACGACCAGGTGAATCGCCTCTGCTCCGAGGTGGCCAACACCTACGGCTGGGGCTTCGTCAACATCAACCTGCGCCCCTACTACTCCGAAGGCTCCAAGACCCTCGGCTACGAAGTGATCGAGCAGTTGGGCTGGGAACTGCCCGACCACATCGTCGCGCCCCTGGCCTCCGGCTCCCTCTTCACGAAGATCCGCAAGGGATTCGACGAATTCATCAAGTGCGGACTGGTGGAGGAGAAGGCCGTGCGCTTCAGCGGCGCCCAGGCCGAGGGGTGCAACCCCATCGCCACCGCCTTCCGCGAGGGCCGCGACTTCATCACCCCGGTGAAGCCCAACACCATCGCCAAGTCGATCGCCATCGGCAACCCGGCCGATGGCCCCTATGCCATTGACATTGCCAACCGCACGGGCGGCAACATCACCGACGTCAACGACACCGAGATCGTTGAAGGCATCAAGCTCCTGGCTGAAACCGAGGGCGTCTTCACCGAAACCGCAGGCGGCACCACCATCGCCGTCCTGAAGAAGCTGGTGGAGCAGGGCAAGATCAACCCTGAAGAGCGCACCGTGGCCTACATCACTGGCAACGGCCTCAAAACCACCGAGGCCGTGGTGGATGCCATTGGCAAGCCCTACACGATCGAGGCACAACTCGACGCCTTCAACACGGCTTGGAAGCAAGCCCAGGCCGATCAAGCGCAGGCCTGATCACGACCGACCGCCAGTCCACACCCTTCCACTCCCCGCCATGCCCGTTCAGGTCCTGATCCCGACCCCCCTTCAGAAGTTCACCAACGATGAGGCCAGCGTCTCCCTGGACGCCTCCAGCGTCGATGGCCTGATTGACGCGCTCGATGGCCGTTACCCCGGTCTCAAGGGACGCCTCTGTGATGAGGCCGGCAAACTGCGCCGTTTCCTGAACGTCTACGTGAACAGCGAGGATATTCGCTTCCTCGAGAACCAAACCACCCCCCTCAAGGATGGGGACGAAGTCAGCATCGTTCCCGCCGTCGCTGGGGGCTGATCCTGCGCTGTAGCGATTCCTGCAGCAGCCAGCCACTCATGCATGCAGGCTCGCCCCAGAGCCACCTCTCCATGGACCTGGTGTCACCCGATGACTCAAACCCCCGATCGTCCATCAGCGGATCTTCGGCTCAGCGTCCAGGCTGAGGCCAACCAAAACTCGCCTGTGGCCGACAAGGCCCTGCTGTTTGATTACCGACAGGCGGCCAATCCGATCCGCAGGGGTCTCACCGAACCGATCCCCTATCGCAGCTGGGGACCTGAACTCCACGGCAGCGGTCCCAGTGGAATCATTCCGCTGGACCTCAGCGCTGAATTAGGCACCACCGGCCCAGCCACCAGCCCCGGCCTCGCAGCCCACTTCATCCGCATCGAAGCTGGAGAGGGCGTCCGTGCCGCGGCAAGCGCCACCAGTTCCCTCTTCTTTGTGCTCTCCGGCACGGGCGTCTGCCATGGCCGTGAGGCCGAGCAGGACACCAGCATCCACTGGAGCGAGGGCGATCTGTTCGTGCTGCCCTCAGGCGGCACCCCGTTGCTTGAGGCCAGCAGCACCAGCGTTCTCTACTGGGTGCACGACGCCCCCCTACTGAGCTACCTGGGGGTCGTGCCCAGCCAGCCGCGCTTCGAAGCCACCCACTACCGCGCCGAATGGCTGCGCTCTGAGCTGCTCAAACTGGCTCAGCAACCGGGGAGCGCGAGCAGCAACCGCATCAGTCTGCTGCTGGCCAACCGCGATCTACCCAGCACCCGCACGGTCACCCATGTGCTCTGGGCGATGTACGGCATCGTTCCTGACGGAGCAACCCAAGCACCCCACCGCCATCAATCGGTGGCCCTGGATCTGATCATCGATTGCCAGCCTGGGGTCTACACCCTGGTGGGTACCGACCTCAACGCCGATGGCACCATCCGCAATCCCGAGCGGATCGACTGGCAGGCCGGTGGTGCCTTCATCACCCCACCGGGCTACTGGCATTCCCATGTGAATGGAAGCGGTCAGCCCGCCTACCTGCTGCCGATTCAGGACGCCGGCCTACAGACCTACCTGCGCAGCCTCGATATTCGCTTCGCCTAGCTCACTGGCGCGCTCGACCACAGCGCGGAACTCAGGCCCCTCGATGGTTTCGCGCTCGATCAGCAGATTGACCAACTCGTCCATCAGTTCCCGGCGGCACTCCAGCAAGGAGACCGCCTGGCTGAGGGCACGGCGGGCCAGCTGCTGCACCTCGGCGTCAATGCGGTTCCCGGTTTTCTGGGAGTGATGGGGTTCTGAGCGCAACCAATCGCGACCGAGGAACACCTCTGAGCCCTCGCCCTCCAGGGATAGGGGACCCAGGGCCGAGAAGCCATAGCGCGTCACCATCTCCCGGGCGATTCGGCTGACCATCTCCAGGTCACTCGAGGCGCCCTGGGTGATTTCGCTCGGTCCGAAGACCACCAATTCAGCTGCACGGCCGCCCATGGCCATCACCATCCGCGCCTCCAGGTAGGCCTTGCTGATCAGGCCCGAATCCAGGACCTCCTCGTCGGGCATCGTGCGGGCAAAACCACCGACTCCGCCGGAGCGGGGAAGCAGGGTCACCTTGTCGAGGTCGTCCGACTTCGGCAGCAGGGTGGCCAGCAGGGCGTGGCCAATTTCGTGATACGCAATCAGGCGCTTCTTGGCGTTGTCCTGAAGCGGCGCGGCCGTGAGACCCATCGTGATGCGCTCAAGGGCATCGCTGATGGCCTCATCGTTGATGCTCTGCCGCTCGCGCCGGGCCGTCAGGATCGCCGCCTCGTTGAGCAGGTTCGACAGGTCAGCCCCAGAGAAGCCAGGGGTCCGGCTGGCCCAATCCGAAAGGGAAACCTCAGGTTCAAGCGGTCGGGAGCGGGCATGGACCGCAAGGATCGCCTCGCGCCCGCGGCGGTCCGGCAGGTCCACATGGATCCGGCGATCGAAGCGACCGGGGCGCATCAGCGCGGCATCGAGAACATCAGGTCTGTTGGTGGCCGCCAACAGGATCACCCCGGAGTTTTCGGCGAAGCCATCCATCTCCGTGAGCAGCTGGTTGAGGGTCTGCTCGCGCTCGTCATTGCCTCCACCGATCCCGGCGCCCCGCTGGCGTCCAACGGCATCGATCTCATCGATAAAGATGATGCAGGGAGCCTTCTCCTTGGCCTGCCGGAAAAGATCGCGCACCCGGCTGGCGCCAACACCCACAAAGAGTTCGACAAATTCCGAGGCGGCCATCGAGAAGAAGGGCACACCGGCTTCACCGGCAATGGCCTTGGCCAGCAGGGTTTTGCCCGTTCCGGGGGGCCCCACCAACAGCACACCCTTGGGAATGCGGGCCCCGACGGCCGTAAAGCGCTCTGGCTCCTTCAGGAAGGCCACCACCTCTTGCAGCTCTTCCTTGGCTTCGTTGATGCCGGCGACATCCTCAAAGCGCACAGCCACCGCAGCTTCCGGTTCCGCCATCCGCGCCTTGCTGCGGCCAAACCCCATCGCTCGGTTCGCCACCTGGCTGGAGCGACGAATCAAAAGAGCTAAGCCCGCGAAGAGCAGCAGCAGCAGCAGACCGTTGGAGACCAGGCTGGCGGTGGCCCGATCCTGACGGTCGTCGCGAACCGTGAGCGGCACCTGGGCTTCCTGGGCCGTTCGCAGCAACACCTGGTCGTTGCTGAAGACCGGCACCTCAGCACGGCTGCCA encodes:
- a CDS encoding phosphoribulokinase; protein product: MSKRHPVVAVTGSSGAGTSTVKRAFEHIFKREGITPAVVEGDSYHRYERAAMKEAMGAALAKGENFSHFGPEANLFDKLEELFRSYSETGAGQKRYYLHSVEEAADHNARLGTNLEPGQFTPWENIPSGTDLLFYEGLHGGVKGEGYDVAGLADLLVGVVPIVNLEWIQKISRDNAERGYSAEATVDTILRRMPDYINHICPQFSQTDINFQRVPTVDTSNPFMIRNIPTPDESFVIIHFRKGAREKWGIDFTYLLDMIHDSFMSSPTSIVVNGGKMGFAMELILTPIIHRMIEEKKKLA
- a CDS encoding A24 family peptidase, translated to MLSTLPSTVLLLITALGLCIGSFLNVVAWRYPRQESVVMPRSHCPHCGTGLGWSENIPVLSWLLLRGRCRHCGSSIRLRYPAVELLCGGLFLAAALGHPEALGQAPAVLQLLAGWCLVTLLLPLLLIDLDQLWLPEPLCRTGVLLGFVFSLLAVFSQSGGPEPQLLLWHLLAASAGLLGFEATSAAGQKLLGKPALGLGDAKLAALLGAWLGLTGLGLSVALAVFSGALFGLVGLLSGRLKRGQPFPFGPFLVGGGLAVWMAGNSFWLQQLGKHLGWSAL
- the accD gene encoding acetyl-CoA carboxylase, carboxyltransferase subunit beta → MSLFDWFADRRKTAPAVRNAQEVSEDDGLWSKCPECGLVVYRKDLAANASVCSGCSYHHRIFSEERIRLIVDEGSFEALDTELCPTDPLAFKDRRSYADRIRDTQRATGLKDSVITGMCTVEGIPMALGVMDFRFMGGSMGSVVGEKLARLIETATAKRAPVLIVCASGGARMQEGMLSLMQMAKISGALERHRKAELLYLPLLTHPTTGGVTASFAMLGDLILAEPKALIGFAGRRVIEQTLREKLPDDFQTAEYLQDHGFVDHIVPRPKLRSTLVSLLTMHGYSKAVAA
- a CDS encoding Gfo/Idh/MocA family protein, which produces MTGSSTQQRPLGVALVGLAFGEKVHLPALRDCPLTEPVALWHHRSERLDQACRSHDLPGFNDFDALLADPRVDALVIATPPEPRFALAQAAIATGKHLLLEKPVALEAAQVETLQRQALQAGVTVAVDFEYRGVPEFQQFAALLQDGAVGTPWLVKLDWLMGSRADASRPWNWYSQRAAGGGVLGSLGTHAFDTLHWLVGPTRSLSAQRSMAIPQRPLADGSGRMAAVDAEDIALLQLELEDHQGRSIPAQVALGSVTRPGRGYWIEVYGSEGSLVLGSSNQSDYVHGFKLWRSGSSGALEEISPDPSLAFPQTWPDGRLAAVRRITQWWAEAAIEGRPVVPGLAEAFSSQRVCDLALESADAGLRARV
- the fba gene encoding class II fructose-bisphosphate aldolase (catalyzes the reversible aldol condensation of dihydroxyacetonephosphate and glyceraldehyde 3-phosphate in the Calvin cycle, glycolysis, and/or gluconeogenesis), which translates into the protein MALVPLRLLLDHAAENGYGIPAFNVNNLEQVQSIMEAAYETDSPVILQASRGARQYAGENFLRHLILAAVETYPDIPVVMHQDHGNSPATCFGAAANGFTSVMMDGSLEADAKTPASYDYNVAVTKEVVDVAHAIGVSVEGELGCLGSLETGMGEAEDGHGFEGKLDHSQLLTDPAEAADFVAKTKVDALAIAIGTSHGAYKFTRKPTGEVLAISRIAEIHKAIPNTHLVMHGSSSVPQEWLEMINKFGGAIPETYGVPVEEIQEGIRNGVRKVNIDTDNRLAFTAAVREAAMKDPANFDPRHFNKPARAYMKQVCLDRYQQFWCAGNASKIKQRDINYYAGLYAKGELDPKSAVAA